A genomic stretch from Algoriphagus halophilus includes:
- a CDS encoding PCMD domain-containing protein, whose translation MKNSYLFLVLFMLTSCVKEDFFGYSSYGNIKAFEVSNQASQAAINNAEKTVTVEIPGGVNLNEITLQKLELSSFAEADVAVGDILDLEEDFEINVVAEDGSLHTWLIQAEVASATPQLSNGDLNLWYQTNSDYYEPGESKDNTIWGTGNQGTFILNKLATIPYDRGDDNLAAQMITLDNGFLGGTFGAPIAAGSIFTGVFNSDNLDPKDPEAAIEFGMPFAGRPVKIQFTYSYIPGTENKDKNGNLLPYSDMMDIYAFLEVRSGGTTERLATVWLRSGEEQSDLVTVTLDFVYGELDDSFPDYMKPKDQNYVSQDSAAFILPTHITFVASSSFAGAEFAGAIGSELILDDVVMIYE comes from the coding sequence ATGAAAAACAGCTATTTATTTCTAGTTCTTTTCATGCTAACATCTTGTGTGAAGGAAGATTTTTTTGGGTATTCTAGTTATGGTAATATCAAAGCTTTTGAAGTGAGTAATCAAGCGAGTCAAGCTGCCATTAATAATGCTGAAAAAACGGTAACTGTAGAAATACCTGGTGGAGTGAATCTAAATGAAATTACCCTTCAGAAACTTGAATTATCCTCGTTTGCGGAAGCAGATGTTGCCGTAGGAGATATTTTAGACTTAGAAGAGGACTTTGAAATAAACGTAGTGGCCGAAGACGGTAGCCTACATACTTGGCTAATTCAAGCAGAGGTAGCTTCCGCTACGCCTCAACTTTCCAATGGGGATTTAAATTTGTGGTATCAAACCAATTCGGATTATTACGAACCAGGAGAAAGCAAGGACAATACCATTTGGGGAACTGGAAATCAGGGAACTTTCATTTTAAATAAATTGGCCACTATCCCATATGATCGGGGCGATGATAATCTTGCTGCCCAAATGATAACGTTAGATAATGGATTTTTAGGAGGTACTTTCGGGGCTCCAATTGCAGCAGGTTCTATTTTTACTGGTGTATTCAATTCAGATAATTTAGACCCTAAAGATCCCGAAGCAGCAATTGAATTTGGGATGCCGTTTGCAGGCAGGCCCGTAAAAATACAATTCACTTACAGCTATATTCCAGGGACTGAGAATAAAGATAAAAATGGAAACCTCTTACCTTATTCTGACATGATGGATATATATGCCTTTTTGGAAGTAAGAAGCGGAGGAACTACAGAAAGATTAGCTACAGTCTGGTTGAGAAGTGGGGAGGAGCAAAGTGATTTGGTCACCGTTACCCTAGATTTTGTGTATGGAGAGTTAGACGATTCTTTTCCTGATTATATGAAGCCGAAGGATCAGAATTATGTCAGCCAAGATTCTGCTGCTTTTATACTTCCTACGCATATAACTTTCGTGGCTTCTTCCAGTTTTGCAGGAGCCGAGTTTGCTGGTGCAATAGGAAGTGAATTGATCCTGGATGACGTGGTAATGATTTACGAATAG
- a CDS encoding monovalent cation:proton antiporter-2 (CPA2) family protein codes for MSGFFANAVVYILAAIVCVPIAKRLGMGSVLGYLLAGIIIGPYLLGFITNEGQGQDIMHATEFGVVMMLFLIGLELEPKMLWRIKDLILRIGLSQILLTSLIVFGIGILVQIPWQAALAISLSMALSSTAIVLQSLKEKNQMNQPLGKMSFGVLLMQDIAVIPILAILPLLVVQGAQLAKTDPEQMHGLIDQLPAWAQTLSIFGAIGIVILLGRYGFGPLLNFVAKTRLRELFTASALLIVVGISFLMELVGLSPALGAFLAGVILANSPYRHALESDLEPFKGLLLGLFFMAVGSTINFTLIFNEASTIFSITFGIILIKALILLVLGTMKKLRFSSNLSFAIGLSQVGEFSFVTYAFALQLGIFSQSMSDTLMAVTALSMTISPILMVILDLAILPKLDRNEEKKDQKMDEVNEKNKVLLIGFGHFGSTVGRFLRASGVEATILDSDPERVEYLRKMGFKVYFGDGTRAELLESAGAHDASILISAIDDREISKVLVELCQKEFPHLEVMIRAKNRMDAFELMDMGVENIYRENLDTSIKMGEDALKKLGFRAHTVHRLAKQFHDYDEASLKVLVNFKHNRDEYISKTKQQIEIQESLISGELSRKFSVNDHTWDSESIKEAVNSETGNTK; via the coding sequence ATGAGTGGATTTTTTGCAAATGCTGTCGTCTATATCCTAGCTGCCATTGTCTGTGTACCCATTGCAAAAAGGTTGGGAATGGGATCGGTATTGGGATATTTATTGGCAGGAATCATCATAGGTCCTTATTTATTAGGGTTTATTACCAATGAAGGCCAAGGCCAGGACATCATGCATGCTACAGAATTTGGAGTAGTCATGATGCTATTTCTAATTGGTTTAGAATTAGAACCAAAAATGCTTTGGAGAATCAAAGACCTGATTCTAAGGATTGGTTTATCTCAAATCCTATTAACCTCTTTGATTGTATTTGGAATCGGGATTCTAGTTCAAATCCCTTGGCAGGCAGCTTTAGCAATCAGCCTTTCCATGGCTTTGTCTTCCACAGCGATCGTACTTCAATCCCTCAAAGAAAAGAACCAGATGAATCAGCCGTTGGGGAAAATGTCTTTTGGGGTATTGCTCATGCAGGATATTGCGGTGATTCCAATATTGGCGATTCTCCCCTTGCTGGTAGTGCAAGGGGCTCAATTGGCCAAAACAGACCCTGAACAAATGCATGGATTGATCGATCAGCTGCCTGCTTGGGCACAAACCCTATCCATCTTTGGGGCCATAGGAATTGTCATTCTCTTAGGTAGGTATGGTTTTGGACCTTTATTGAATTTTGTAGCAAAAACCAGGTTACGGGAATTGTTTACAGCCTCAGCTTTGCTGATCGTCGTTGGAATTTCTTTTTTAATGGAATTGGTAGGATTGAGCCCTGCCTTGGGGGCTTTCCTAGCTGGGGTCATTTTGGCTAACTCCCCCTATAGACATGCCTTGGAATCTGACCTTGAACCATTCAAAGGATTGCTATTGGGGCTATTTTTTATGGCTGTAGGTTCAACAATCAACTTTACGCTTATTTTCAATGAAGCAAGCACCATCTTTTCCATCACCTTTGGGATCATCCTGATCAAGGCACTTATCTTACTGGTACTTGGAACGATGAAGAAACTACGATTCTCATCCAACCTCAGCTTTGCAATTGGCTTATCTCAGGTAGGAGAATTTTCCTTTGTTACTTATGCGTTTGCCCTTCAGTTGGGGATTTTTTCTCAATCCATGTCTGACACGCTTATGGCAGTGACGGCATTGAGTATGACGATCTCCCCTATTCTAATGGTTATTCTTGACCTCGCTATCCTCCCGAAATTGGATAGAAATGAAGAGAAGAAAGATCAAAAAATGGATGAGGTAAATGAAAAAAACAAAGTATTATTAATAGGCTTTGGACACTTTGGCTCTACGGTGGGGAGGTTTTTAAGAGCAAGCGGAGTGGAAGCCACCATCTTGGATTCGGACCCAGAACGAGTGGAATACCTCCGAAAAATGGGCTTCAAGGTGTATTTCGGAGATGGAACCCGAGCAGAATTATTGGAATCTGCAGGAGCTCATGATGCGAGTATCCTAATTTCCGCCATAGATGACCGAGAAATCAGTAAAGTTCTGGTTGAACTGTGTCAAAAAGAATTCCCACATCTGGAAGTGATGATTCGGGCCAAGAATAGAATGGATGCTTTTGAATTAATGGATATGGGTGTTGAAAACATTTACAGAGAAAATCTGGACACCTCTATTAAAATGGGCGAAGATGCCCTGAAAAAATTAGGTTTTCGGGCTCATACCGTTCACCGGCTTGCCAAACAATTCCATGATTATGATGAAGCTTCGCTCAAGGTGTTGGTTAATTTCAAACACAATAGAGATGAATACATCAGCAAAACCAAACAGCAAATAGAAATCCAAGAAAGTCTGATATCAGGAGAGCTTTCCCGCAAATTCTCAGTAAATGACCATACCTGGGATAGTGAATCTATTAAGGAAGCTGTGAATTCTGAAACAGGAAATACGAAATGA
- the kefF gene encoding glutathione-regulated potassium-efflux system oxidoreductase KefF — MRKILVLFAHPKYEHSEVNQVLLNAISHLENVEIRDLYELYPDFNVSIQAEQEALFQADLIIWHHPIYWYSCPPLLKQWIDIVLEFGWAYGPGGIYLKNKMIMNTITTGGSDHAYSEEGRNQHPIEDFLLPFEQTAKLCLLQYLAPFQVSGTHKITKEQLSQKGKEYYELILHLRDAPSIHRPFRPKQLNS; from the coding sequence ATGCGTAAAATCCTTGTTCTTTTTGCTCATCCAAAATATGAACATTCAGAAGTCAACCAAGTATTGCTCAATGCGATCAGTCACTTGGAAAACGTAGAGATCCGGGATCTTTATGAGCTTTATCCGGACTTTAATGTTTCTATACAGGCCGAACAAGAAGCCCTTTTCCAAGCAGATCTCATCATTTGGCATCATCCAATCTATTGGTATTCATGCCCTCCCTTATTAAAGCAATGGATTGATATTGTACTGGAATTTGGATGGGCATATGGGCCAGGTGGTATTTACCTGAAAAATAAAATGATCATGAACACCATTACTACTGGTGGTTCAGATCATGCCTACTCTGAAGAGGGTAGAAACCAACATCCAATCGAGGATTTCCTGCTCCCTTTCGAACAAACTGCTAAGTTATGCCTGCTTCAGTATTTAGCTCCATTTCAAGTGTCCGGGACCCATAAAATTACCAAAGAGCAACTCTCACAGAAAGGCAAAGAATATTATGAATTGATTCTCCACCTAAGAGATGCACCTAGCATACATCGTCCATTTCGACCTAAACAACTAAACTCATGA
- a CDS encoding (4Fe-4S)-binding protein produces MAEPIKKEYTNGEVTITWEPHKCIHSKKCITGLPEVFDFERRPWILAEGASTERIIKQIDTCPSGALGYYFKDGVKKISEESTQELIVEVTPNGPLMVYGNLQVKLPNGETKQEHKVTAFCRCGASQNKPFCDGTHKKINFQG; encoded by the coding sequence ATGGCTGAACCAATCAAAAAAGAATATACCAATGGGGAGGTAACCATTACTTGGGAACCTCATAAATGCATTCATTCAAAAAAGTGTATCACTGGGCTACCTGAAGTTTTTGATTTTGAGAGAAGACCTTGGATACTGGCAGAAGGAGCAAGCACTGAACGAATTATAAAACAAATCGACACCTGTCCCAGTGGAGCTTTGGGCTACTATTTCAAGGATGGGGTCAAAAAAATTTCAGAAGAATCCACCCAGGAGCTAATTGTAGAGGTTACTCCAAACGGCCCTTTAATGGTATATGGAAACCTACAAGTGAAATTACCCAATGGGGAAACCAAGCAAGAACATAAGGTTACTGCTTTTTGCAGATGTGGGGCAAGCCAGAATAAGCCATTTTGTGATGGGACACATAAAAAAATTAATTTTCAAGGATAA
- a CDS encoding ligase-associated DNA damage response exonuclease — MKQSDLLVFNSKGIYCPKAKVYLDPWRPVNQAIITHGHSDHARFGHKSYLTHHSNIPILKHRLGDIPVQGMAWNEPFQINGVTFSLHPAGHIIGSSQVRVEYKGEVWVFTGDYKDEDDGVAVPYEPIKCQTMITECTFGIPAFKWKPQAQVFEEINQWWLENKEEGKTSVLFGYSLGKAQRILKYLDPSIGKIFTHGAIENMTEVLRPQIQLPPTNLITRETKGKEIQGGIVVAPPSAHGSTWMRKLVPYETGTCSGWMAFRGARRRRSTDKGFVISDHCDWQGLLKSIKASEAERVICTHGYTDIFSKYLREIGYDASVENTDYEGEVDESSNSIIQEVS; from the coding sequence ATGAAACAATCAGACCTTCTTGTTTTCAATTCCAAAGGCATTTATTGTCCCAAAGCAAAGGTGTATTTAGATCCTTGGAGGCCTGTAAATCAAGCCATCATTACACATGGACATTCGGATCATGCCCGGTTTGGGCATAAGAGTTACTTAACTCATCATTCAAATATTCCCATTCTAAAACATCGACTTGGTGATATTCCTGTTCAGGGGATGGCATGGAATGAGCCATTTCAGATAAATGGAGTGACATTCAGCCTTCATCCTGCAGGTCATATCATTGGATCTTCTCAGGTAAGAGTGGAATATAAAGGTGAGGTTTGGGTATTTACGGGCGACTATAAGGATGAAGATGATGGAGTAGCGGTACCTTATGAACCCATCAAATGTCAGACGATGATCACAGAATGTACATTTGGTATTCCTGCCTTCAAATGGAAACCTCAAGCTCAGGTCTTTGAGGAAATCAATCAATGGTGGCTAGAAAATAAAGAAGAAGGAAAGACTTCAGTCCTTTTTGGGTATAGCTTGGGGAAAGCTCAGAGGATACTAAAGTATTTAGATCCTTCCATTGGCAAGATTTTTACGCATGGGGCAATTGAGAATATGACGGAAGTACTTAGACCGCAGATTCAACTTCCTCCAACCAATCTGATTACCCGGGAAACCAAAGGCAAGGAAATCCAAGGGGGAATCGTGGTGGCACCACCCAGTGCTCATGGATCGACTTGGATGCGGAAGCTTGTTCCTTACGAAACAGGAACTTGTAGTGGATGGATGGCTTTTAGAGGAGCAAGAAGAAGAAGATCAACGGATAAAGGCTTTGTGATTTCAGATCATTGTGATTGGCAGGGGCTACTCAAAAGCATCAAGGCTAGCGAAGCAGAGCGAGTGATCTGTACCCATGGCTATACAGATATTTTTAGCAAGTATCTTCGTGAAATTGGATACGATGCCAGTGTGGAAAATACTGATTATGAAGGAGAAGTGGATGAAAGTTCAAATTCAATTATTCAGGAAGTATCATGA
- a CDS encoding ATP-dependent DNA ligase, which produces MKKFAELIEELDATTKTNRKVAALADYFERASEADKIWTIAILSHRRPPRPVNTTLLRQYAAELAEIPLWLFEDSYHIVGDLAEAIALVIPNNVMKCEKSLAGILEELILLKPKSEEEKKNYVQEMWMQLDYYSRFVFTKLLTGGFRIGISQKLMIKALSQVTEVPEDELAYRLMGDWIPATTGFEELIFGKNEQAYVSKPYPFYLAYALENELEDLGDISDWSAEHKWDGIRGQMICRKRELFIWTRGDELVSDKYPEMLELVDFLPDGTVLDGEILPFIDGQVGTFNDLQTRIGRKTVSKSLLEKVPVVFRAYDLLEIKGMDIRSQNYLERRTQLESLIQSIVHPVLQLSERMQFNSWSEVSIERDLAREKRSEGLMLKRNDSSYRVGRKKGDWWKWKTDPLTIDAVLTYAMRGHGRRTNLFTDYTFGLWEPNKEGEQELVTFAKAYSGLTDKEFAQVDAIIKKTTLERFGPVRSVEPTLVFELAFEGIAFSNRHKSGVAVRFPRIVRWRKDKSIGDANTLEDLKALIPK; this is translated from the coding sequence ATGAAGAAATTTGCTGAACTGATTGAGGAGCTGGATGCTACCACCAAAACCAACAGAAAAGTAGCTGCACTTGCAGACTATTTTGAGCGGGCCTCCGAAGCCGATAAAATCTGGACCATTGCCATTCTTTCCCATCGTCGACCTCCTCGGCCTGTCAATACCACCTTGCTAAGGCAGTATGCGGCAGAGCTTGCCGAAATCCCATTATGGCTGTTTGAGGATAGCTATCATATCGTGGGTGATTTAGCTGAAGCAATCGCTTTGGTAATTCCCAATAATGTGATGAAATGCGAAAAATCTTTGGCAGGTATTCTAGAGGAATTAATTCTTTTAAAACCTAAATCAGAGGAAGAGAAAAAGAACTATGTGCAAGAAATGTGGATGCAGTTGGATTATTATTCACGCTTTGTATTTACCAAGTTGCTTACAGGTGGATTCAGGATCGGAATCAGTCAAAAATTGATGATCAAGGCACTTTCCCAGGTGACCGAGGTTCCGGAAGATGAACTTGCCTATCGGCTGATGGGGGACTGGATTCCTGCCACTACCGGCTTTGAGGAATTGATCTTTGGAAAGAATGAGCAGGCGTATGTATCCAAGCCCTACCCTTTTTACTTGGCCTACGCGTTGGAAAATGAGTTGGAGGATTTGGGTGATATTTCTGATTGGTCGGCAGAACATAAATGGGATGGGATCAGAGGCCAGATGATTTGTCGGAAAAGGGAGCTCTTTATTTGGACGAGAGGAGATGAGTTGGTGTCTGATAAGTATCCTGAGATGTTAGAATTGGTTGATTTTTTACCTGATGGGACCGTGTTGGATGGAGAAATCTTACCTTTTATAGATGGGCAGGTTGGGACGTTTAATGATCTTCAGACTAGGATAGGAAGAAAAACAGTAAGTAAAAGTCTGCTTGAGAAGGTTCCAGTGGTTTTCAGGGCTTATGACCTGTTGGAAATTAAAGGAATGGATATCAGGAGTCAGAATTATCTAGAGCGAAGAACTCAACTGGAATCACTGATCCAATCTATTGTACATCCTGTGCTACAACTTTCAGAAAGGATGCAGTTTAATTCCTGGTCAGAAGTAAGTATTGAACGGGATTTGGCCAGAGAAAAGCGAAGTGAAGGGTTGATGCTAAAGAGAAATGATTCATCCTATCGAGTAGGGCGAAAAAAAGGGGATTGGTGGAAATGGAAAACAGATCCTTTAACCATCGATGCGGTGTTGACTTATGCGATGCGAGGTCATGGAAGGAGAACCAACCTTTTTACAGATTACACTTTTGGACTTTGGGAACCAAATAAAGAAGGAGAACAAGAGCTGGTAACTTTTGCAAAAGCCTATTCAGGGCTTACAGATAAAGAATTTGCGCAAGTAGATGCCATTATCAAGAAAACTACTTTGGAGAGATTTGGTCCGGTAAGAAGTGTGGAGCCTACCTTGGTTTTTGAATTGGCTTTTGAGGGAATTGCTTTTTCCAATAGGCATAAAAGTGGAGTGGCGGTGCGATTCCCCAGAATAGTAAGATGGAGAAAAGACAAATCAATTGGGGATGCCAATACCCTGGAAGATTTAAAAGCATTAATTCCTAAATAA
- a CDS encoding pirin family protein — translation MQSPIGLIVEERAANIGNFMVGRLLPFREKRAVGPFVFIDHMGPACLKEYQNVDVPPHPHIGISTLTYLFDGAIFHNDSLGNGVEIKPGEVNWMTAGKGVVHSERTPEYLRKRDKYLHGFQIWIGLPKDKEKVAPSFFHYDKSEIPVWEENGIEFKLIAGEISGKKSPVQVHSPLYFLEIKTKRAQKINIGERLFGEVGMYVLSGTVKVEGNDYGTKQLLIAKNPSLCEFETNGETIIYLFGGEPFPEERFMFWNFVSSDKEELENAKENWKAQNLDVFPKIPGDDKEFVPLPEPPFKSK, via the coding sequence ATGCAGTCACCCATTGGTTTAATAGTAGAAGAGAGAGCTGCCAACATCGGGAATTTTATGGTCGGGAGACTCTTACCTTTTCGGGAAAAAAGAGCGGTTGGCCCCTTTGTTTTCATTGATCACATGGGCCCAGCCTGTTTAAAAGAATATCAAAATGTCGATGTGCCTCCACATCCGCACATAGGAATTTCGACTTTGACCTACCTTTTTGATGGGGCGATTTTCCATAACGACAGTTTAGGGAATGGGGTAGAAATCAAACCAGGGGAGGTAAACTGGATGACTGCTGGAAAAGGAGTAGTACATTCAGAAAGAACTCCCGAATATTTAAGGAAGCGGGATAAATATTTACATGGATTTCAAATTTGGATAGGATTACCAAAAGACAAAGAAAAGGTGGCCCCTTCCTTTTTCCACTATGATAAATCGGAGATACCGGTTTGGGAAGAAAATGGAATTGAGTTTAAGCTGATTGCTGGAGAAATCTCTGGAAAGAAATCCCCTGTGCAAGTACATAGTCCTTTGTATTTCTTAGAGATCAAAACGAAAAGAGCCCAAAAAATCAATATCGGGGAAAGGCTATTTGGTGAAGTGGGGATGTATGTATTGTCTGGAACTGTCAAGGTGGAAGGAAATGATTATGGAACCAAACAATTGCTGATCGCCAAAAATCCATCCTTATGTGAATTTGAGACCAATGGGGAAACTATTATTTACCTCTTTGGGGGAGAGCCCTTTCCTGAAGAGCGATTTATGTTTTGGAATTTCGTTAGCTCGGATAAAGAGGAATTGGAAAATGCCAAGGAAAACTGGAAAGCACAGAATTTAGATGTTTTTCCAAAAATTCCAGGTGATGACAAGGAATTTGTACCGCTTCCAGAACCTCCCTTTAAATCGAAATAA